From one Rhopalosiphum padi isolate XX-2018 chromosome 2, ASM2088224v1, whole genome shotgun sequence genomic stretch:
- the LOC132922215 gene encoding histone H3, with protein sequence MARTKQTARKSTGGKAPRKQLATKAARKSAPATGGVKKPHRYRPGTVALREIRRYQKSTELLIRKLPFQRLVREIAQDFKTDLRFQSSAVMALQEASEAYLVGLFEDTNLCAIHAKRVTIMPKDIQLARRIRGERA encoded by the coding sequence ATGGCTCGTACCAAGCAAACAGCACGTAAATCTACCGGAGGAAAGGCTCCCAGAAAGCAGTTGGCAACCAAAGCCGCCCGTAAGAGCGCACCAGCCACCGGAGGAGTGAAGAAACCCCATCGTTACCGTCCGGGAACAGTCGCTCTCCGTGAGATCCGTCGTTATCAGAAGAGTACCGAACTGTTGATCCGCAAATTGCCGTTCCAACGTCTGGTGCGTGAAATCGCCCAGGACTTCAAGACCGACTTGCGTTTCCAGAGTTCCGCCGTCATGGCGTTACAGGAAGCCAGCGAGGCCTATTTGGTCGGTCTGTTCGAAGACACCAACTTGTGCGCAATTCACGCCAAACGCGTCACCATTATGCCAAAGGACATCCAATTGGCTCGTCGTATACGTGGAGAACGTGCATAA